In Desulforamulus hydrothermalis Lam5 = DSM 18033, a genomic segment contains:
- the htpG gene encoding molecular chaperone HtpG: MTGPANHEKYEFQAEVKQLLDIVINSLYTDREIFLRELISNAADALEKIRYQKLTSQEIADADLPLEIAIQLDENNHTLTISDTGIGMTREELITNLGTIAHSGSRNFLKYVAAGEGRDVNLIGRFGVGFYAAFMVAEQVTVATRSYLPQAAGWQWSSDGAGSYTIAEATGLRRGTSITLHLKEDAREFAREAVVKRIIKQYSGFVPFPVLLNGTRVNTVQAIWTKNKNEITDEEYTEFYKYLANAYDEPLLRLHFSADAPLNINALLFVPKDNFERFGFGRLEPGVNLYCRKVLIQQQAKDILPEWLRFVKGVVDSEELPLNISRETMQDSSLLAKLRKVITSRFLKFLQEQAKSEPAKYKEFWNNFGMFIKEGAATDYTYRKELVGLLRFASSRAADGEQVSLQDYAARMKEGQKEIYFINGPSREVIEASPYLEVFRDQDIEVLFTHEPVEDYILSQLGEYEGKKLVSIDQAGLALPATPKPEGDVLNPEQVKELIEWLKEVLGEKVTEVRESTRLTGSPAIILNPDHLTGSLQRMMQVMNRDINAIGPKVLEINTAHPVIKGLSRLAGQKDSFARLAAEQLFDNALIAAGLIVDPRAMVQRMNQILEKALQ, from the coding sequence ATGACAGGGCCAGCCAATCACGAAAAATATGAATTTCAAGCCGAAGTAAAACAACTGTTGGATATTGTCATTAATTCTCTTTATACTGATCGGGAAATTTTCCTGCGGGAGCTTATTTCCAATGCTGCCGATGCACTGGAAAAAATCCGCTATCAAAAGTTAACCAGCCAGGAGATTGCGGATGCAGACCTGCCTCTGGAGATAGCCATTCAGTTGGATGAAAATAATCATACCTTAACAATTTCAGATACCGGCATCGGCATGACCAGGGAAGAACTGATAACAAACCTGGGCACCATTGCTCACTCCGGTTCCAGAAACTTTCTTAAATATGTGGCGGCAGGCGAGGGGCGTGATGTGAATTTAATCGGCCGCTTTGGGGTAGGGTTTTACGCTGCCTTCATGGTGGCCGAACAGGTGACGGTGGCCACCCGTTCATACCTGCCCCAGGCTGCCGGCTGGCAGTGGTCTTCGGACGGCGCCGGCAGTTATACCATTGCTGAAGCAACGGGTTTGCGCCGGGGAACCAGCATAACCCTGCATTTAAAAGAAGATGCCCGGGAGTTTGCCCGGGAAGCGGTGGTAAAAAGAATTATTAAGCAATATTCCGGCTTTGTGCCTTTTCCCGTTTTATTGAACGGCACCAGGGTAAATACGGTGCAAGCCATCTGGACCAAAAACAAAAATGAAATTACAGACGAAGAATACACTGAGTTTTATAAATATCTGGCCAACGCCTATGACGAGCCGCTGCTGCGTCTGCATTTCAGCGCCGATGCGCCCTTAAACATTAACGCTTTGCTGTTTGTGCCCAAAGATAATTTTGAACGTTTTGGTTTCGGCCGGCTGGAGCCCGGGGTTAACCTGTATTGCCGCAAGGTGCTAATCCAGCAGCAAGCCAAAGACATCCTGCCCGAATGGCTGCGGTTTGTTAAGGGTGTGGTAGACAGTGAAGAACTGCCGCTGAACATTTCCCGGGAAACCATGCAGGACAGCTCACTGCTGGCCAAGCTGCGCAAGGTGATTACTTCTCGCTTCCTTAAATTTTTGCAGGAACAAGCTAAAAGCGAGCCGGCAAAATACAAGGAATTTTGGAACAACTTTGGTATGTTTATCAAAGAAGGAGCAGCCACCGATTATACTTACCGCAAAGAGTTGGTAGGGTTGTTGAGGTTTGCTTCTTCGCGGGCGGCGGACGGAGAACAGGTCTCCCTGCAGGATTATGCAGCAAGAATGAAAGAGGGGCAAAAGGAAATCTACTTTATTAACGGGCCCAGCCGGGAAGTTATTGAAGCCAGTCCCTATCTGGAAGTATTCCGGGATCAGGATATTGAAGTGCTGTTTACTCACGAACCGGTGGAGGATTATATTCTCAGCCAACTGGGTGAGTATGAGGGGAAAAAACTGGTTTCCATTGACCAGGCCGGCCTGGCCTTACCGGCTACCCCAAAACCTGAGGGAGATGTTTTGAATCCTGAGCAGGTGAAGGAGTTAATAGAGTGGCTTAAAGAAGTGTTAGGGGAAAAAGTGACGGAGGTAAGAGAATCAACCCGTCTTACCGGTAGTCCGGCCATTATTTTAAACCCTGATCACCTGACCGGCAGCCTGCAGAGAATGATGCAGGTAATGAACCGCGATATTAATGCCATTGGTCCGAAAGTGCTGGAGATTAATACCGCTCATCCGGTGATTAAGGGCTTAAGCCGGCTGGCAGGTCAGAAGGATTCCTTCGCCCGGTTGGCGGCAGAACAATTGTTTGACAACGCCTTGATTGCCGCCGGTTTAATTGTTGACCCCAGGGCCATGGTGCAGCGCATGAACCAGATTTTAGAAAAAGCATTGCAATAG